A portion of the Salarias fasciatus chromosome 15, fSalaFa1.1, whole genome shotgun sequence genome contains these proteins:
- the LOC115401958 gene encoding triadin isoform X2 produces MGVQSNGGEAVPASRPSQRTFLDDMIVTFSSPMAWLLVVALIITWSGVAIVLFDLLDYKTLADYTSYCDDPVCLYPGLDPPPSIAKRGLKARGIRPIKSSSARAAAPVSAPESSDWLEMLWSFAASLVAPDEEEEAFHSEEL; encoded by the exons ATGGGCGTTCAGAGCAACGGCGGCGAGGCGGTCCCCGCGTCTCGACCCAGTCAGAGGACGTTCCTGGACGACATGATCGTAACCTTTAGCTCCCCGATGGCCTGGCTGCTGGTTGTCGCACTGATCATCACCTGGTCAGGAGTGgctattgttttgtttgatcTGCTTGATTATAAGACTCTAGCAG ACTACACGTCATACTGTGACGACCCCGTGTGTTTATatcctg GTCTCGATCCTCCTCCTTCCATTGCCAAGAGAGGTTTAAAGGCTAGAG GCATCCGCCCGATAAAGTCGAGCTCTGCCAGAGCCGCTGCTCCCGTCTCGGCTCCGGAGAGCTCCGACTGGCTGGAGATGCTGTGGTCCTTTGCAGCCAGCCTGGTCGCtcctgatgaggaggaggaag CTTTCCATtcagaggagctctga
- the LOC115401958 gene encoding triadin isoform X3 gives MGVQSNGGEAVPASRPSQRTFLDDMIVTFSSPMAWLLVVALIITWSGVAIVLFDLLDYKTLAGLDPPPSIAKRGLKARGIRPIKSSSARAAAPVSAPESSDWLEMLWSFAASLVAPDEEEEGIHQLTETLTSFHSEEL, from the exons ATGGGCGTTCAGAGCAACGGCGGCGAGGCGGTCCCCGCGTCTCGACCCAGTCAGAGGACGTTCCTGGACGACATGATCGTAACCTTTAGCTCCCCGATGGCCTGGCTGCTGGTTGTCGCACTGATCATCACCTGGTCAGGAGTGgctattgttttgtttgatcTGCTTGATTATAAGACTCTAGCAG GTCTCGATCCTCCTCCTTCCATTGCCAAGAGAGGTTTAAAGGCTAGAG GCATCCGCCCGATAAAGTCGAGCTCTGCCAGAGCCGCTGCTCCCGTCTCGGCTCCGGAGAGCTCCGACTGGCTGGAGATGCTGTGGTCCTTTGCAGCCAGCCTGGTCGCtcctgatgaggaggaggaaggtatTCACCAGCTAACCGAAACCCTCACAT CTTTCCATtcagaggagctctga
- the LOC115401958 gene encoding triadin isoform X1: MGVQSNGGEAVPASRPSQRTFLDDMIVTFSSPMAWLLVVALIITWSGVAIVLFDLLDYKTLADYTSYCDDPVCLYPGLDPPPSIAKRGLKARGIRPIKSSSARAAAPVSAPESSDWLEMLWSFAASLVAPDEEEEGIHQLTETLTSFHSEEL, from the exons ATGGGCGTTCAGAGCAACGGCGGCGAGGCGGTCCCCGCGTCTCGACCCAGTCAGAGGACGTTCCTGGACGACATGATCGTAACCTTTAGCTCCCCGATGGCCTGGCTGCTGGTTGTCGCACTGATCATCACCTGGTCAGGAGTGgctattgttttgtttgatcTGCTTGATTATAAGACTCTAGCAG ACTACACGTCATACTGTGACGACCCCGTGTGTTTATatcctg GTCTCGATCCTCCTCCTTCCATTGCCAAGAGAGGTTTAAAGGCTAGAG GCATCCGCCCGATAAAGTCGAGCTCTGCCAGAGCCGCTGCTCCCGTCTCGGCTCCGGAGAGCTCCGACTGGCTGGAGATGCTGTGGTCCTTTGCAGCCAGCCTGGTCGCtcctgatgaggaggaggaaggtatTCACCAGCTAACCGAAACCCTCACAT CTTTCCATtcagaggagctctga